The Hyphomicrobiales bacterium genome has a window encoding:
- the accB gene encoding biotin carboxyl carrier protein, with protein sequence MATKSPIDPELVRELAELLNQTDLTEIEVEKGDLRVRVARNIMATVQVPAAAPLPVAAPVVVAAAAAPVESKPTAAHPGAVNSPMVGTAYRRPSPEAKPFVEVGSVVKQGERILLVEAMKTFNDIVAPRAGTVTAIMVEDGQPVEYGEPLLVIE encoded by the coding sequence AGAGCCCGATCGATCCCGAACTTGTCCGCGAGCTCGCCGAGCTTCTGAACCAGACCGATCTCACCGAGATCGAGGTCGAGAAGGGCGATCTGCGCGTTCGCGTCGCCCGCAACATCATGGCAACCGTCCAGGTTCCGGCTGCGGCGCCCCTGCCCGTCGCCGCGCCTGTCGTGGTCGCCGCAGCGGCCGCCCCCGTCGAGAGCAAGCCGACCGCCGCCCATCCGGGCGCGGTCAACTCGCCGATGGTCGGCACCGCCTATCGCCGCCCCTCGCCCGAAGCCAAGCCCTTCGTCGAGGTCGGCAGCGTCGTGAAGCAGGGCGAGCGCATCCTGCTCGTCGAGGCGATGAAGACCTTCAACGACATCGTCGCCCCGCGCGCCGGCACGGTCACGGCCATCATGGTCGAGGATGGCCAGCCGGTCGAATACGGTGAACCGCTGCTGGTGATCGAGTGA
- the accC gene encoding biotin carboxylase — MSAAPLAVGSDLGFKMFDKILIANRGEIALRVLRAAKELGIATVAVHSTADANAMHVRLADESVCIGPPPARESYLNIPALIAACEITGADAVHPGYGFLSENARFAEILEQHNITFIGPKAEHIRSMGDKIEAKRTAKRLGIPCVPGSEGGVSDEAEALRIAREIGLPVIIKAASGGGGKGMKVVRDEEELPVLLATARSEAKANFGDDAVYIEKYLEKPRHIEIQVLGDGRGNAIHLGERDCSLQRRHQKVWEEGPSPALNAGERDRIGEICAKAMRELQYRGAGTIEFLYEDGEFYFIEMNTRIQVEHPVTEMITGIDLVNEQIRIAAGAPLSLKQSDIIIEGHAIECRVNAEHPATFRPSPGKIASFHTPGGLGVRVDSAAYQGYAIPPHYDSLVGKLIVHGRNRDECLMRLRRSLDEFVIDGVDTTLPLFRTLVRNPDILNGDYNIHWLEKFLAAGGMGEPQV; from the coding sequence GTGAGCGCGGCGCCGCTCGCCGTCGGATCCGATTTGGGTTTCAAGATGTTCGACAAGATCCTGATCGCCAATCGTGGAGAAATCGCACTGCGCGTCCTGCGCGCCGCCAAGGAGCTCGGAATCGCGACCGTCGCGGTCCACTCCACGGCCGACGCCAATGCGATGCATGTGCGTCTCGCCGATGAAAGCGTCTGCATCGGCCCGCCGCCGGCGCGTGAAAGCTATCTCAATATCCCGGCCCTGATCGCCGCCTGCGAGATCACGGGCGCCGATGCGGTCCACCCCGGCTACGGCTTCCTCTCCGAGAACGCCCGCTTCGCCGAGATCCTGGAGCAGCACAACATCACCTTCATCGGCCCCAAGGCCGAGCATATCCGCAGCATGGGCGACAAGATCGAGGCCAAGCGCACCGCCAAGCGCCTCGGCATTCCCTGCGTGCCCGGCTCAGAGGGCGGCGTCAGCGATGAAGCCGAGGCGCTGCGCATCGCCCGCGAGATCGGCCTGCCCGTCATCATCAAGGCCGCGTCCGGCGGTGGCGGCAAGGGCATGAAGGTGGTGCGCGACGAGGAGGAGCTCCCCGTCCTGCTCGCCACCGCCCGCAGCGAGGCCAAGGCCAATTTCGGCGACGATGCGGTTTATATCGAGAAATATCTCGAGAAGCCGCGCCATATCGAGATCCAGGTGCTCGGCGACGGCCGTGGCAACGCCATCCATCTCGGCGAGCGCGACTGCTCGCTGCAGCGTCGCCACCAGAAGGTCTGGGAAGAAGGCCCCTCGCCCGCGCTCAACGCCGGCGAGCGCGACCGGATCGGCGAAATCTGCGCCAAGGCGATGCGCGAGTTGCAATATCGCGGCGCCGGCACGATCGAGTTCCTCTATGAGGATGGCGAGTTCTACTTCATCGAGATGAACACGCGCATCCAGGTCGAGCATCCGGTCACGGAGATGATCACCGGGATCGACCTCGTCAACGAGCAGATCCGCATCGCCGCCGGCGCGCCGCTGTCGCTCAAGCAGTCGGACATCATCATCGAGGGCCATGCCATCGAGTGCCGCGTCAATGCCGAGCACCCGGCGACCTTCCGCCCCTCGCCCGGCAAGATCGCCTCGTTCCACACCCCGGGCGGCCTCGGAGTGCGCGTCGATTCGGCCGCCTATCAGGGCTACGCCATCCCGCCGCATTACGACTCGCTGGTCGGCAAGCTGATCGTCCACGGTCGCAACCGCGACGAATGCCTGATGCGCCTGCGCCGCTCGCTGGACGAGTTCGTCATCGATGGCGTCGATACGACGCTGCCGCTGTTTCGCACGCTGGTCCGCAACCCGGACATCCTCAATGGCGACTACAACATCCACTGGCTCGAGAAATTCCTCGCCGCCGGCGGCATGGGCGAGCCGCAAGTCTAG